One Arthrobacter sp. StoSoilB19 DNA window includes the following coding sequences:
- a CDS encoding class I SAM-dependent methyltransferase: MNSPQLSGRTSAARQGRPVGNVTRGTTNPNRMRRVDRWLAGPQAWRLRSAADPLVIDLGYGATPATAVELHERLAAVRPDVRVCGIEIEPERVRAALPLQRPGLTFHLGGFELPVPGHPVLVRAFNVLRQYEEADVRGIWQLVQGRLSPGGIFVDGTCDEIGRRVAWVTLDRVRPLSLSISVRFGSFDLPSDVAERLPKALIHRNVPGEPVHAFMQAMDRAWLGSAPLASFGNRQRWVGMCRGLREAGWPVQDGPARWRLGELTVDWAAVEPGYQGP; the protein is encoded by the coding sequence GTGAACTCCCCGCAACTATCCGGCAGGACATCGGCCGCCCGGCAGGGCCGTCCGGTGGGCAACGTCACCCGCGGCACCACCAACCCCAACCGGATGCGCCGGGTGGACCGCTGGCTGGCCGGACCTCAGGCCTGGCGCCTGCGGTCGGCGGCTGACCCGCTCGTCATTGACCTGGGCTACGGCGCAACACCAGCCACCGCCGTCGAACTCCATGAAAGGCTCGCCGCTGTCCGGCCGGACGTGCGGGTCTGCGGGATCGAGATCGAACCGGAGCGCGTCCGCGCTGCGCTTCCGCTGCAGCGGCCCGGGCTGACCTTCCACCTGGGCGGCTTCGAGCTGCCCGTTCCCGGCCATCCTGTCCTGGTCCGCGCCTTCAATGTCCTGCGGCAGTACGAGGAAGCTGATGTCCGGGGCATCTGGCAGCTGGTGCAGGGCAGGTTGTCGCCGGGCGGCATATTCGTGGACGGCACGTGCGACGAGATCGGGCGGCGCGTGGCGTGGGTGACCCTCGACCGGGTCCGTCCGCTGTCGCTGAGCATCTCGGTCCGTTTCGGGAGCTTCGACCTGCCTTCGGACGTGGCCGAGCGGCTTCCCAAGGCCTTGATCCACCGCAACGTCCCTGGCGAACCTGTTCATGCCTTCATGCAGGCGATGGACCGCGCATGGCTTGGGAGCGCGCCGCTCGCCTCGTTCGGCAACAGGCAGCGCTGGGTCGGCATGTGCCGGGGCCTGCGCGAGGCCGGGTGGCCGGTGCAGGACGGGCCGGCCAGGTGGCGGCTGGGCGAGCTGACGGTGGACTGGGCGGCCGTGGAACCTGGTTACCAGGGGCCGTAG
- a CDS encoding phosphoglyceromutase, protein MTYKLILLRHGHSEWNAKNLFTGWVDVDLNDQGRAEAARGGELLVENNILPDVLYTSLLKRAINTANIALDKADRGWIPVKRDWRLNERHYGALQGKDKAQTLAEYGEEQFMEWRRSYDTPPPPLDDNSEFSQAHDPRYAGLGDALPRTECLKDVLVRLLPYWESDIKEDLKAGKTVLVTAHGNSLRALVKHLDGISDEAIAGLNIPTGIPLVYELDEDFKPVKPGGTYLDPEAAEEAILAVANQGKK, encoded by the coding sequence ATGACTTACAAGCTGATTCTGCTGCGCCACGGCCACAGCGAATGGAACGCAAAGAACCTGTTCACCGGCTGGGTGGACGTTGACCTGAACGACCAGGGCCGCGCGGAAGCAGCGCGCGGCGGTGAGCTGCTGGTGGAGAACAACATCCTTCCGGACGTGCTCTACACCTCCCTGCTGAAGCGGGCCATCAACACCGCGAACATCGCCCTGGACAAGGCCGACCGCGGCTGGATTCCGGTCAAGCGCGACTGGCGCCTGAACGAACGCCACTACGGCGCGCTGCAGGGCAAGGACAAGGCGCAGACCCTCGCCGAATACGGCGAAGAGCAGTTCATGGAATGGCGCCGTTCCTACGACACCCCGCCGCCGCCCCTCGACGACAACTCCGAGTTCTCCCAGGCGCACGACCCCCGTTACGCGGGACTCGGCGATGCCCTGCCGCGCACCGAGTGCCTTAAGGATGTCCTGGTGCGGCTCCTGCCCTACTGGGAATCGGACATCAAGGAGGACCTCAAGGCAGGCAAGACGGTCCTGGTGACCGCACACGGCAACTCGCTGCGTGCCCTGGTCAAGCACCTCGACGGCATCAGCGACGAAGCCATCGCCGGCCTGAACATCCCCACCGGCATCCCGCTGGTGTACGAACTGGACGAGGACTTCAAGCCGGTCAAGCCCGGCGGAACGTACCTGGACCCCGAAGCTGCCGAAGAAGCCATCCTGGCAGTGGCAAACCAGGGCAAGAAATAG
- a CDS encoding aminotransferase class I/II-fold pyridoxal phosphate-dependent enzyme, producing MSLSEHQAASLSPETVVVAAGRPPRERDQPVNPPITLSSTYFGTGPLGDGDRGYGRYSNPTWDPFEEALGQLEGAALPGLLYASGLAAVSSALSLIPAGGVLVMPNHSYSGSLVMATELAQKGFIELRTVDIADTDAVKDALAPQGPSAKAAAMLWLESPTNPMLGIADMPAVAEAAHAAGAIVVTDNTFSTPLVQQPLQLGSDVVLHSVTKYLAGHSDVVLGALVTSNPDIRSSLLHHRIIHGAIAGPFEAWLALRGLRTLALRVERSQESAMILAERLAAHPAIDSIRFPGLDSDPGHARAKEQMQGFGSIICVQVAPTAGLGGADAADKLVQALELWLPATSLGGVESLIERRRRHSAEPASVPENLVRLSVGVENVEDLWADLKQALDTLEG from the coding sequence ATGAGTCTTTCCGAGCACCAGGCCGCTTCCCTTTCACCCGAGACCGTGGTGGTGGCGGCCGGGCGTCCGCCGCGGGAAAGGGACCAGCCGGTCAATCCTCCCATCACGCTTTCCTCCACCTACTTCGGTACCGGTCCGCTGGGTGACGGCGACCGGGGTTATGGCCGCTATTCCAACCCCACCTGGGATCCCTTTGAGGAGGCCCTCGGCCAGCTTGAAGGAGCTGCCCTTCCCGGACTGCTCTACGCGTCGGGGCTGGCGGCGGTCAGTTCCGCGCTGTCCCTGATCCCTGCCGGCGGCGTGCTGGTCATGCCCAACCACAGCTACTCCGGCTCCCTGGTGATGGCGACGGAACTTGCCCAAAAAGGATTCATCGAACTCCGGACCGTGGACATTGCCGACACGGACGCCGTCAAGGATGCCCTGGCACCGCAAGGCCCGTCGGCGAAAGCCGCGGCCATGCTGTGGCTGGAAAGCCCCACCAACCCCATGCTCGGAATAGCGGACATGCCGGCCGTCGCTGAGGCCGCCCATGCAGCCGGGGCAATCGTCGTCACTGACAACACCTTTTCCACGCCACTGGTGCAGCAGCCCCTGCAGCTCGGATCCGACGTCGTCCTCCACTCGGTGACCAAGTACCTCGCCGGGCACTCCGACGTCGTCCTTGGCGCCCTGGTTACTTCCAATCCGGACATCCGGTCGTCGCTGCTCCACCACCGCATCATCCACGGCGCCATCGCGGGTCCCTTCGAAGCGTGGCTCGCACTGCGGGGTCTGCGGACCCTCGCGCTGCGCGTGGAACGGTCGCAGGAGTCGGCAATGATCCTGGCGGAACGCCTCGCCGCCCACCCCGCCATTGATTCCATCCGGTTCCCCGGGCTCGATTCCGACCCCGGCCATGCCCGCGCCAAGGAACAAATGCAGGGCTTTGGCTCCATTATCTGTGTCCAGGTGGCACCCACGGCGGGCCTGGGCGGCGCCGACGCCGCGGACAAGCTGGTGCAGGCGTTGGAGCTTTGGCTGCCGGCCACCTCCCTGGGCGGGGTCGAATCCCTGATCGAACGGCGGCGCCGGCACTCGGCGGAACCCGCCAGCGTCCCCGAAAACCTGGTTCGGCTGAGCGTCGGGGTGGAAAATGTTGAGGACCTGTGGGCTGACCTGAAGCAGGCGCTGGACACGCTGGAGGGCTAG
- a CDS encoding alpha/beta hydrolase, whose product MTARPLPARHRSLTVAVRAAAAMAVAVVLASCSLLGGDKNPPEAATAKADPSIVASAPAGLEKFYSQQIVWEPCEGEFQCAKVNVPMDYANPGGDTIQIAALRAPSTGKKTGSLLVNPGGPGASGYDFVKDAAGTHFSAAVRNAYDLVGFDPRGVKRSAPVTCATDAERDAARAKIYAYETDAGLAAALADSKAIATQCASQTGPVLGHIDTVSAAKDLDVLRAVVNDSKLNYLGYSYGTFLGSTYASLFPDNVGRMVLDGALDPSISNEDLTSGQARAFEKALHSYVASCQKQTKCPLGGDVDSGVQQIRDLIDSIRQTPRTAKDGRLVNATQFVSGLITPLYNDQSWPALTQALEAAVSGDVSLMLRLADIGADRAPDGSYTSNSALAFNAVNCLDYPMVSDAAGMRAEEKRLEQDSPTLGYFFAYGGTICADWPYKNVRTPAAVEYSGDSPIVVIGTTGDPATPVEWAASLRKQLGNASLLTWKGEGHTAYGRANSCLEDSVDNYLVSGKLPADNTVC is encoded by the coding sequence ATGACTGCCCGCCCCCTGCCCGCACGCCACAGGTCCCTGACGGTCGCTGTCCGCGCCGCCGCAGCAATGGCCGTGGCCGTTGTCCTGGCCTCCTGCAGCCTCCTTGGTGGCGACAAGAACCCGCCGGAAGCTGCCACGGCCAAGGCTGACCCCTCCATCGTGGCGTCTGCTCCCGCAGGGCTGGAAAAGTTCTACTCGCAGCAAATCGTGTGGGAGCCCTGCGAAGGGGAATTCCAGTGCGCCAAGGTGAACGTGCCCATGGATTACGCCAATCCCGGCGGCGACACCATCCAGATCGCAGCGCTCCGGGCACCCAGCACCGGTAAGAAGACCGGCAGCCTCCTGGTCAATCCCGGCGGCCCGGGCGCCTCCGGTTACGACTTTGTCAAAGACGCTGCCGGAACCCACTTTTCAGCGGCTGTCCGCAACGCCTACGACCTCGTGGGCTTCGATCCGCGTGGCGTGAAGCGCTCCGCTCCGGTCACCTGTGCCACGGACGCCGAACGCGACGCCGCCCGGGCCAAGATCTACGCGTACGAAACCGATGCCGGGCTGGCGGCGGCACTGGCTGACAGCAAGGCAATCGCTACCCAGTGCGCGTCACAAACAGGCCCCGTCCTGGGCCACATTGACACCGTCAGCGCCGCGAAGGACCTGGACGTGCTCCGCGCGGTTGTGAACGACTCCAAGCTGAACTACCTGGGGTACTCCTACGGCACGTTCCTGGGCTCCACCTACGCCTCGCTTTTCCCGGACAACGTAGGCCGGATGGTCCTCGATGGCGCCCTCGATCCGTCAATCAGCAATGAGGACCTGACCAGCGGCCAGGCCCGGGCCTTCGAAAAGGCGCTCCACAGCTACGTGGCCAGCTGCCAGAAGCAGACCAAGTGCCCCCTGGGCGGTGATGTCGACTCCGGCGTTCAGCAGATCCGGGACCTCATTGACTCCATACGGCAGACACCCCGCACGGCCAAGGACGGGCGGCTGGTCAATGCAACCCAGTTCGTCAGCGGCCTGATCACCCCGCTTTACAACGACCAAAGCTGGCCGGCCCTCACCCAAGCGCTGGAGGCCGCCGTTTCCGGGGACGTCAGCCTCATGCTCCGGCTTGCCGATATCGGTGCCGACCGGGCCCCCGACGGCTCCTATACGTCCAATTCGGCGCTCGCTTTCAATGCGGTCAACTGCCTGGACTACCCCATGGTTTCGGACGCCGCGGGCATGCGGGCGGAGGAAAAGCGGCTGGAACAGGATTCACCCACCTTGGGCTACTTCTTTGCCTACGGCGGAACCATCTGCGCAGACTGGCCGTACAAAAACGTCCGCACGCCGGCGGCGGTGGAGTACAGCGGCGACTCCCCCATCGTGGTCATCGGCACCACCGGCGACCCTGCAACCCCCGTTGAATGGGCAGCATCACTGCGCAAGCAGCTGGGGAACGCCTCCCTGCTGACCTGGAAGGGTGAAGGACACACCGCGTACGGCCGGGCCAACAGCTGCCTGGAGGATTCCGTGGACAACTATCTGGTCAGCGGCAAGCTGCCGGCCGACAATACGGTGTGCTGA
- the tmk gene encoding dTMP kinase: MNKQRAGVFIAFEGGDGAGKSTQAGRLAAALESLGYTVLRTREPGGTPVGEKLRSLVLDHGNGDIDAHTEALIFAASRAAHATQVIRPALGRGEIVLTDRYIDSSVAYQGAGRNLGLDAVRSLNEWATSGLQPHLTVLLDVDPQLGRRRRTAGQAAEDRLESEADEFHTRIREAFLSLAADRPESYLVLPAHLPVEDLAAQILARVETLLAVPAAAAATDGGDS, translated from the coding sequence GTGAACAAACAGAGGGCCGGCGTATTCATCGCGTTCGAGGGTGGCGATGGTGCAGGCAAGTCCACCCAGGCCGGCCGGCTTGCGGCAGCATTGGAGTCCCTGGGCTACACCGTGCTGCGCACCCGGGAGCCCGGCGGCACCCCGGTTGGCGAGAAGCTGCGGTCGCTTGTGCTGGACCACGGCAATGGCGACATCGACGCGCACACCGAGGCCCTCATATTTGCGGCTTCCCGGGCCGCGCACGCCACCCAAGTAATCCGCCCGGCACTTGGCCGCGGTGAAATCGTCCTGACGGACCGGTACATCGACTCCTCGGTGGCCTACCAGGGTGCCGGCCGCAACCTGGGCCTGGACGCGGTGCGTTCCCTCAATGAGTGGGCCACATCGGGCCTCCAGCCCCACCTCACAGTCCTTTTGGACGTTGACCCCCAACTTGGCCGCCGCCGCCGAACTGCCGGCCAGGCAGCGGAAGACCGCCTGGAATCCGAGGCTGACGAGTTCCATACCCGGATCCGGGAGGCCTTCCTTAGCCTTGCTGCGGACCGCCCGGAGTCGTACCTGGTCCTCCCGGCCCACCTCCCGGTGGAAGACCTTGCCGCTCAGATCCTCGCCCGGGTGGAAACCCTCCTTGCCGTTCCTGCCGCCGCAGCAGCCACGGACGGCGGTGACTCATGA
- a CDS encoding ATP-binding protein, which translates to MLIGLVAGLIGLALGTFGVLAYRVSEKQRELLEIDAGELALPPGAAEVLAVVGRAFVVLDDVDGVVRASPAAYAYGLVRGHTVVHRELLDMTAGVRRDGVILEKQLELPRGPLGKGTIIVQVRAAMLGEEYILLLADDRTEITRTEEIRNDFVANVSHELKTPVGAISLLAEALESSADDPDAVRRFAKRMHKESARLAALVQDIIELSRLQGASVTQQGGPVDINAVIAEAVDRSQLPAESKNISIVVGGRTEGKVFGDQDLLVTALRNLIDNAIRYSPDNTRVGIGVRSREGVVSISVTDQGEGLTPEDQERVFERFYRVDAARSRQTGGTGLGLSIVKHVASNHGGEVTLWSQPGQGSTFTLRLPEMEGQDGEAAPAGPEAPAQAPEKPSLTHLPRAAGATDRGASA; encoded by the coding sequence ATGCTCATTGGTCTGGTTGCCGGCCTTATCGGCCTGGCGCTTGGCACGTTCGGCGTGCTTGCCTACCGGGTCAGCGAGAAGCAGCGCGAGCTGCTGGAGATCGACGCCGGGGAGCTGGCACTGCCGCCCGGCGCAGCGGAGGTGCTCGCCGTCGTCGGACGGGCTTTTGTGGTGCTGGACGACGTGGACGGCGTGGTCCGGGCCAGCCCCGCAGCGTACGCGTACGGCCTGGTCCGCGGGCACACCGTGGTCCACAGGGAACTCCTGGACATGACCGCGGGAGTCCGGCGGGACGGCGTCATCCTGGAAAAGCAGCTCGAACTCCCGAGGGGGCCGCTGGGCAAGGGAACCATCATCGTCCAGGTGCGGGCGGCCATGCTGGGTGAGGAATACATCCTGCTCCTCGCCGATGACCGGACGGAGATCACGCGCACCGAAGAGATCCGCAACGATTTCGTCGCCAACGTATCCCACGAACTGAAAACCCCCGTGGGTGCCATTTCGCTGCTGGCCGAGGCGCTCGAATCCTCCGCCGACGATCCTGACGCTGTCCGCCGCTTCGCCAAGCGCATGCACAAGGAATCCGCCCGCCTGGCCGCCCTGGTCCAGGACATCATCGAACTTTCCCGCCTGCAGGGCGCCAGCGTGACCCAGCAGGGCGGCCCGGTGGACATCAACGCCGTCATCGCCGAGGCCGTGGACCGGTCGCAGCTTCCCGCGGAAAGCAAGAACATCAGCATCGTGGTGGGCGGCCGCACCGAGGGCAAGGTCTTCGGTGACCAGGACCTGCTGGTGACGGCGCTGCGAAACCTTATCGACAACGCCATCCGCTATTCACCCGACAACACCCGGGTGGGGATCGGTGTACGTTCCAGGGAAGGCGTAGTCTCGATTTCCGTGACGGACCAGGGCGAGGGGCTGACCCCTGAGGACCAGGAACGCGTGTTCGAACGCTTCTACCGGGTGGACGCCGCCCGTTCCCGCCAGACGGGCGGTACCGGCCTGGGCCTGAGCATCGTGAAGCACGTGGCGTCCAACCACGGCGGCGAAGTGACCCTCTGGTCCCAGCCCGGGCAAGGGTCAACCTTCACCCTCCGGCTGCCCGAAATGGAAGGCCAGGACGGCGAGGCCGCGCCGGCCGGGCCGGAAGCACCGGCACAGGCGCCGGAAAAACCCAGTCTTACCCACCTACCCCGCGCCGCCGGCGCAACAGATCGAGGAGCCAGCGCTTGA
- a CDS encoding DUF2516 family protein, with protein sequence MDGRIIIAYVEQAVFFILGLVALGLELWAFVDCARHRANAFEATGKRTKTFWLALTGGALLVGIISLFGAGGGIVSTLGLFGLAAVVAASVYLADVRPAVKDAGRGGSRNMGPYGPW encoded by the coding sequence GTGGACGGTCGAATAATTATCGCGTACGTAGAGCAGGCAGTGTTCTTTATCCTTGGCCTGGTGGCCCTGGGGCTTGAACTGTGGGCGTTCGTGGACTGTGCCAGGCACCGGGCCAACGCCTTCGAAGCCACGGGCAAGCGGACCAAGACGTTCTGGCTTGCCCTCACCGGCGGTGCGTTGCTGGTGGGCATCATTTCGCTGTTCGGCGCCGGTGGCGGCATTGTCAGCACCCTTGGCCTCTTCGGGCTCGCCGCCGTGGTGGCAGCCTCCGTCTACCTGGCCGACGTCCGTCCCGCAGTGAAGGACGCAGGCCGCGGCGGCAGCCGCAACATGGGCCCCTACGGCCCCTGGTAA
- the phoU gene encoding phosphate signaling complex protein PhoU — MRKVFQEELTQVGDQLVEISRLVSEAINKATTSFQVADVDLAQDVIAADARIDFLQNSLDERAIDILALQGPVASDLRMIVGSLRMSASLERMGDLARHIAQLARLRYPSTVIPESMTETFNRMAELDQEIADKLTVLLESRDLEVARDILKANTAINDLHLSVFKAIAAPEWHESPATTVDVALASRYFERFADHGVSVAQKVTYLVTGAWQPTGTEHS, encoded by the coding sequence GTGCGTAAGGTTTTTCAGGAAGAGCTCACCCAGGTCGGTGACCAGCTGGTGGAGATCTCCCGACTGGTCAGCGAAGCGATCAACAAGGCCACTACCTCGTTCCAGGTAGCGGACGTGGACCTCGCCCAGGATGTCATCGCCGCGGACGCGCGCATCGATTTCCTGCAGAACAGCCTCGATGAGCGGGCCATCGACATTCTGGCACTGCAGGGTCCTGTCGCCAGCGACCTGCGCATGATCGTCGGTTCCCTGCGGATGAGCGCGTCCCTCGAGCGGATGGGTGACCTGGCCCGCCACATCGCCCAGCTGGCCCGCCTCCGCTACCCCTCCACGGTGATTCCGGAGTCCATGACGGAGACCTTCAACCGGATGGCCGAGCTCGACCAGGAGATCGCCGACAAGCTGACCGTCCTGCTTGAAAGCCGCGACCTCGAGGTGGCCAGGGACATCCTCAAAGCCAACACGGCGATCAATGACCTGCACCTGAGCGTCTTCAAGGCCATCGCCGCGCCTGAGTGGCACGAGTCCCCCGCCACCACCGTGGACGTGGCCCTCGCCAGCCGCTACTTCGAGCGCTTCGCCGACCACGGCGTCTCCGTCGCCCAGAAGGTGACCTACCTGGTCACGGGCGCATGGCAGCCCACCGGGACAGAACACAGCTGA
- a CDS encoding amino acid transporter has product MTPPSDHPVPAQVSLKQDSSLDQAPLVRWLLANQVAPAGPEAKEDHKPNAWWKVMCLTGVDYFSTLSYLPGIAALAAGALSPLATLLIVALTLLGMLPMYRRVAQESPHGQGSVAMLEKLLPFWRGKFFVLLLLGFVATSWIITITLSGADATVHLLENPLIPEALKGSAVIITVILLLILGGVFLLGFNEAVGVAIPLVAIYLLLNAAVVVAGFLHLAADPSLVSGWTDRLFSSGGGPIGLVSPAIIAFPLLVLGLSGFETGVSMMPLIKATGRTPEEAMASRVKNTRKLLTTAALIMSVYLMSTSFITTVMIPAKEFEEGGQANGRALAFLAHDLFGAGFGTVYDISSALILWFAGASAMAGLINIVPRYLPAYGMAPEWARAVRPVVLVYTVLSIGITIAFRADVNAQAGAYATGILAMMVSGAVAVTVSALRRRSRAGAVGFGILTLILLYALGDNVLEKPDGIVISAFFIAGIIAVSLISRVTRSTELRVDTIEFDEAARQFITDSIAFDGELHIIANKKQSGDKAEYAEKEYEQRGLNPVPGPADVIFLEVEISDPSDFTHTLRVEGLEVEDYRVLRVKSPAVPNAIAAVLLAMRNSTGVKPQCYFEWSEGSPVAHLMRYLFLGQGDTPPLVREILREIEPDQAARPGIHVG; this is encoded by the coding sequence ATGACACCCCCTTCTGACCACCCGGTTCCGGCCCAGGTCTCCCTGAAGCAGGACTCAAGCCTGGACCAGGCTCCCCTGGTCCGCTGGCTGCTCGCCAACCAGGTGGCCCCCGCCGGCCCGGAGGCCAAGGAAGACCATAAACCCAACGCCTGGTGGAAGGTCATGTGCCTGACCGGAGTCGACTACTTCTCCACCTTGTCCTACCTGCCAGGCATCGCCGCCCTGGCTGCCGGCGCCCTCTCCCCACTGGCCACGTTGCTGATTGTGGCCCTGACGTTGCTGGGGATGCTTCCCATGTACCGCAGGGTCGCGCAGGAAAGCCCCCACGGGCAAGGATCGGTGGCAATGTTGGAGAAGCTGCTGCCGTTCTGGCGCGGCAAGTTCTTCGTCCTGCTGCTCCTGGGCTTCGTCGCAACCTCCTGGATCATCACGATCACCCTCTCCGGCGCTGACGCGACCGTCCACCTGCTCGAGAACCCGCTCATCCCCGAGGCCCTCAAGGGCAGCGCCGTCATCATCACCGTGATTCTGCTTCTGATCCTCGGCGGGGTGTTCCTGCTCGGCTTCAACGAAGCTGTAGGTGTGGCGATCCCCCTGGTGGCCATCTACCTGCTCCTCAATGCCGCCGTTGTGGTGGCTGGGTTCCTCCACCTGGCCGCGGATCCGTCGCTGGTCAGCGGCTGGACCGACCGGCTGTTCTCCAGCGGCGGCGGCCCGATCGGGCTGGTCAGCCCTGCCATCATCGCCTTCCCGCTGCTGGTCCTGGGCCTGTCCGGCTTCGAAACCGGCGTCTCCATGATGCCGCTGATCAAGGCCACGGGACGCACACCCGAGGAAGCGATGGCCTCCCGGGTCAAAAACACCCGCAAGCTGCTCACCACGGCCGCCCTCATCATGAGCGTCTACCTCATGTCCACCAGCTTCATCACTACGGTCATGATCCCCGCCAAGGAATTCGAGGAGGGTGGACAGGCCAACGGACGCGCCCTCGCGTTCCTCGCCCACGACCTGTTCGGAGCCGGGTTCGGTACCGTCTACGACATCTCCAGCGCCCTGATCCTCTGGTTCGCCGGCGCGTCCGCCATGGCAGGGCTGATCAACATCGTGCCGCGGTACCTGCCCGCCTACGGAATGGCACCGGAATGGGCCCGCGCGGTCCGCCCCGTGGTGTTGGTCTACACCGTCCTGAGCATCGGCATCACCATCGCGTTCCGCGCTGACGTGAACGCTCAGGCCGGCGCGTACGCCACCGGGATCCTGGCCATGATGGTCTCCGGGGCGGTCGCCGTCACGGTCTCGGCCCTCCGGCGCCGGAGCAGGGCCGGGGCCGTCGGCTTCGGCATCCTGACCCTGATCCTGCTGTACGCCCTGGGCGACAACGTCCTCGAAAAACCGGACGGGATCGTCATCTCGGCGTTCTTCATCGCCGGGATCATCGCGGTCTCGCTCATCTCGCGGGTCACCCGCTCCACCGAACTGCGCGTGGACACCATTGAATTCGATGAGGCCGCCCGCCAGTTCATCACAGACTCGATTGCCTTCGACGGCGAGCTGCACATCATCGCCAACAAGAAGCAAAGCGGTGACAAGGCTGAGTACGCCGAGAAGGAGTACGAACAGCGGGGGCTGAACCCGGTTCCGGGCCCAGCCGACGTTATCTTTCTCGAGGTCGAGATCTCCGACCCGTCGGACTTCACGCACACGCTCCGGGTCGAAGGTCTTGAAGTCGAGGACTACCGGGTGCTTAGGGTGAAGTCCCCGGCCGTGCCAAATGCCATCGCGGCGGTCCTGCTGGCGATGCGGAACTCCACCGGCGTGAAACCGCAGTGCTATTTCGAGTGGTCCGAGGGAAGCCCGGTGGCGCACCTGATGCGTTATCTTTTCCTCGGGCAGGGTGACACCCCGCCGCTGGTGCGGGAGATCCTCCGCGAGATTGAACCCGACCAGGCGGCAAGGCCAGGCATTCACGTCGGCTGA
- a CDS encoding DNA polymerase III subunit delta', producing MTVWDDLQGQPAVVEQLRQAAGGESLTHAWLFTGPPGSGRSNAAKAFAAALNCDQEDVGQRGCGQCQACHTILGETHSDVTFVRTEKVTITIDEARELVATAGNRPSSGRWRIIVVEDADRMAERTTNVLLKAIEEPTPRTVWMLCAPSPADVLVTIRSRCRSVALRLPPASDVAALLVRRDGVDPALAEQAARAAQSHVGIARRLARDPAARERRLETVRFPLGLRGVTAAVMMADKLVKIATAEANSSNEERDAAEKAALLATLGAPETGALPPAMRSQLKQLEDDQKRRAKRSITDSLDRTLTDLLSFYRDVLIIQLGNAVELVNVELRSELEEFAARSTPEATLARMDAINKARERITTTNVAPLLTIESMAASLIQPSKETR from the coding sequence ATGACCGTCTGGGATGACCTCCAGGGCCAGCCCGCCGTCGTCGAACAACTGCGCCAAGCCGCCGGCGGCGAAAGCCTGACGCACGCCTGGCTGTTCACCGGTCCGCCGGGGTCCGGCCGCTCCAATGCCGCCAAGGCGTTCGCGGCCGCACTGAACTGCGACCAGGAGGACGTGGGCCAGCGTGGCTGCGGACAGTGCCAGGCCTGCCACACGATCCTGGGTGAAACGCATTCGGACGTGACCTTCGTGCGCACAGAGAAGGTCACCATCACTATTGACGAGGCCCGCGAACTGGTGGCAACCGCCGGCAACCGGCCGTCGTCCGGGCGGTGGCGGATCATCGTGGTGGAGGACGCCGACCGCATGGCCGAGCGGACCACCAACGTGCTGCTCAAGGCCATCGAGGAACCCACGCCGCGGACCGTGTGGATGCTCTGCGCGCCGTCCCCGGCCGATGTCCTGGTGACCATCCGGTCCCGCTGCCGAAGCGTTGCCCTGCGGCTGCCGCCCGCGTCGGACGTGGCAGCGCTGCTGGTCCGGCGCGACGGCGTGGACCCTGCCCTTGCGGAGCAGGCCGCCCGCGCTGCCCAAAGCCATGTGGGCATCGCCCGGAGGCTGGCCAGGGATCCGGCGGCAAGGGAACGCCGCCTGGAGACTGTCCGCTTCCCGCTGGGGCTGCGCGGCGTAACAGCGGCGGTCATGATGGCGGACAAGCTGGTCAAGATCGCCACTGCGGAGGCCAACAGCTCCAACGAGGAACGCGATGCAGCAGAGAAGGCCGCACTGCTGGCGACGCTGGGAGCACCGGAAACCGGCGCCCTCCCCCCGGCCATGCGCAGCCAGCTGAAACAGCTCGAAGACGACCAGAAGCGGCGGGCCAAGAGATCCATCACGGACTCCCTGGACCGGACCCTGACGGATTTATTGTCCTTCTACCGCGACGTCCTGATCATCCAGCTTGGGAACGCCGTGGAGTTGGTCAACGTTGAGCTGAGGAGTGAGCTGGAAGAGTTCGCAGCCCGCTCCACGCCGGAAGCCACGCTGGCCCGCATGGACGCCATTAACAAAGCCCGTGAACGCATCACCACCACCAACGTTGCCCCGCTGCTGACCATTGAGTCCATGGCTGCCAGCCTGATACAGCCCTCCAAGGAGACCCGATGA